A genomic region of Miscanthus floridulus cultivar M001 chromosome 3, ASM1932011v1, whole genome shotgun sequence contains the following coding sequences:
- the LOC136543856 gene encoding uncharacterized protein — MVIPNYTYLKLNMPGQNGGITVSSAFSHAFTCDREHYELATNVVNSCELPWLRESSVSAASDCNQPTSSSAFRLLEETKTVGIDPTNPTKTVWIRTQLSAK, encoded by the coding sequence atggtgatccccaactacacctacctcaagctaaataTGCCAGGACAAAACGGCGGCATCACTGTGAGCAGCGcattctcgcatgccttcacgtgcgaccgtgaACACTATGAGCTCGCCACTAATGTCGTCAACTCATGTGAACTCCCGTGGCTTAGGGAGTCATCGGTCTCGGCAGCCTCAGACTGTAACCAACCAACTTCCTCGTCGGCCTTCCGCCTGCTCGAAGAAACCAAGACGGTGGGAAttgaccccaccaacccaaccaagacagtttggatcaggacccagctctcggccaaatag